Genomic DNA from Triticum dicoccoides isolate Atlit2015 ecotype Zavitan chromosome 4B, WEW_v2.0, whole genome shotgun sequence:
GTACGAGGTGGAGATCACCGTCGGCTCCGCCCGCGACCTCAAGAACGTCAACTGGCGCAACGGCGACCTCAAGCCCTACGCCGTGCTCTGGGTCGACGCCGGCGCGCGCTGCTCCACCCGCGTCGACCTCGACAACGGCGACAACCCGGCCTGGGACGAGAAGGTCGTCGTCCCGCTGCCCCCCGCCAGCCGCCTGGAGGACGCGGTCCTCTACATCGACGTCGTCCACGCCAACGCCGCCGAGGGCGTCAAGCCGCTCGTCGGCTCGGCCCGCCTCCCGCTCCGCGACGTCGTCGACGACGCCGGCGTCGGGGGCAAGGCGTCCAGGAACCTGAGGCTGAAGCGCCCCTCCGGGAGGCCCCAGGGGAAGCTTGACGTCCGCGTCGCCGTCAAGGAGCCGGTCAGGTACTACGACTCCAACGTCCCTGGCGGTTACCCGGCGCCCGCGGGGTACGGCTCCTCCCGCGATGCCTACGGTGGTGGGTATGGTGCCGGAGCCGGCGCGTACGGCGCCGCTGCGGGCGCTGGAGGCTACGGCGCGTACGCGGTCGCGGCGCCTCCGTCGGGGTACCCGGGCTACGGCTCCACCGCGCCGCCTCCCCAGGCCGCAGGACCGTACGGCTCCGCTCCACCTCCCTACGGCGCCGCGCCCCCTACCCAGGGAGCAGGCGCCTACGGCTCCTCTGCTCCGGCATACGGCGCCGCACCACCGACCCAGGGAGCGGGCGGGTACGGCTCCTCTGCTTCTGCTTACGGCGCGGGTCAGGCGGCGGGGTACGGTGGCACGACGGGGGTGGCCGTGGACCAGAGCGgcgggaagacgaagaagaaggggaTGGGGATGGCGGGCGGGCTGGCggtgggcgcggcggcgggcgtGCTGGGCGGGCTGGCGCTGGCGGGCGGGGCGAGCTACGTGGAGCACAAGATCGAGGACCACGTGACGGAGCGCGTGGAGGAGGACATgtaccgcggcggcggcggtgggtacGACGACTACGGCGGCGACGACGACTACTAGGCCAACCATGGATCGTTCCCGTGGCCATGAANNNNNNNNNNNNNNNNNNNNNNNNNNNNNNNNNNNNNNNNNNNNNNNNNNNNNNNNNNNNNNNNNNNNNNNNNNNNNNNNNNNNNNNNNNNNNNNNNNNNNNNNNNNNNNNNNNNNNNNNNNNNNNNNNNNNNNNNNNNNNNNNNNNNNNNNNNNNNNNNNNNNNNNNNNNNNNNNNNNNNNNNNNNNNNNNNNNNNNNNNNNNNNNNNNNNNNNNNNNNNNNNNNNNNNNNNNNNNNNNNNNNNNNNNNNNNNNNNNNNNNNNNNNNNNNNNNNNNNNNNNNNNNNNNNNNNNNNNNNNNNNNNNNNNNNNNNNNNNNNNNNNNNNNNNNNNNNNNNNNNNNNNNNNNNNNNNNNNNNNNNNNNNNNNNNNNNNNNNNNNNNgagagagagagagagagagatattattTTCTTGTGCTGTGTGTGCGTATCATGAAGATGAAATTAAGATTGTTCATTGCATAAATTTAGTTGTCATCTCCGTCCATGCATAAGCATGTGGATGAGAATCGGGTTGAATCAAGAATTTCTTCTTGGGGGTCTACATTCTTAGTGCAGCAACTTGCAATGCCGTCTTCCTTCCACCACAATTCCTCGCTTTCCATGGGAGTAGGTTGACGACGACGGAGGAGAGTGACGCAACAAGGTGAGACTTGACTTACCTAATATTAAAGCAAGGATTGTTTCTCCAGACCTATTTTCGTCCGTCATGGAACACCGATTTTTCGTTCGTCCAGAATGTGTCTACACCCGCGCTGCTAACCAGTGCAACTGTCTATCTTTTTGTGTTGAAATTGCAGCGCGACTTTTAGTTGAAAGAAACAAGCAAGCGGCAGTGGCAAAACATAAAAACAACTAGCAAAAGTCTATGCCTAAGTGGAATCCAACACAACGCCTCGCACGAGTTAACCACGCCACTAGCCAGTGTACTTCTTCTATTTGTTGTCTAAAAATTGCAGCTCAGCATATATAAACTATATGCAGCGAAAGATATacgtaacattttttgaatttcaaaTGTGATTTTTTTTAAAGTAAATAGTTCTGAAAAACAAAAATTTCAAAATATGTTAACAAATTTTTAGAGACTTGAACATTTCTCGAAACTACGAATGGCTATTTGAAAATgcaaacatttattgaaaaacagaaacATAATTGAAAAgtgggaacattttctgaaattatgattttttttgaaacacgAGCATTTTGTGAAATTCCCCTAAGAatttacgaagaaattaagaaaacatgaaaacagaatttttaaaTTGTGGACAATTTTTTAAAACCCAATTTTTTTATGAAATCCCCTAAACTTTTTTCGAATTTGCGAACAAATTtggaaaatatgaacattttttttaatgattgaacaaaatttgaaacaatAACATTTTCTGAAATCACAAACCTTTTAAAATCTATGAAAATATAGAAAAATGGGATAATTTCAGAAATTTCATACTTTTTGGAGTTTCcggaaacatttttcaaatttctgaacatttgttaaaaaagaaaaataaaccttGAGTAAGTAAATTGAGCTAGCTCGTACTTGTGTCGATTACCCCCATCCTTTATTATTAAGCCAGGTGCAATGAGAAGGTTCGTTGTTTTTGGGCCGTTCGTGAAAAATGCCTGATTTAATTTCTCCAGCAGTTCGTTACAAGCACCAGCCAATGCATGCGATGAGTTTTCTTTCTTCCAATTGGAAGCTACTTCTTCATGCGGTCACTAGTTACAGTTAGATGCATTTAATCTTCATGCGAGTTTATCACTTGGTCGTAGAGTTTTGGCCGCCAAGCCCTTTAAATCCAGACAAGAGGGTTTGTTTACTTATCAAATTAAGTAATCACCTTCTCATTTTTTTACACTAAACTTCATCAATTTATGTACATTCGCAAGTTGTATGGAAAATGAATAAACCGCTCCAGGAATCGATAGAGAGTGAAGAGTGAGTCCCAATTATCCGTAGAGAAACGAACACATCTGTGTTTTTATAGATGAGCAGGAAGAATTTAACTCCGTATTTCTCAAAAAGAAGAAATTAACTCCCAATACTTTGGATGCATTGTACGCGGGATTGTGGGTGAACATGAGATAGGCGGTATATTATGGGACAGTGGGAGTATGATATAACTTAACATATGATTGCAGTTGGACTGTGTTTTAACTTGACTGGATGGTCAACTTTTCTccggtgcaatgcacgggcatatgtgctagttccATGTGGTATGAACAAATCATGTTGTGCAATCATTTCACTATACTATTTTTAAATTTTGTTTTATTTGGTCATGCATGTCAGTGAATGTAAACTATTGTTGTTGAATGAGCTATGCAATGCTAGCAACGCAACATGGCTTCAAGGTTGAGCACGAAAATCATACAGGCCCATCCTTATCTCAAGGGTAGCCAACATGTGACCTAGTTGTGTTTTGTAAAGTCTGCACAGGAAGTGGTCTTGTAGCTAGGAAGACATATGTGTAGTTGTGTTTTTTAAAGTCGGCACTGCACAAGAAGAACAAGTCTTGTACGTACTAGGAAGTTATGTTTGCTGGTGTGGCGGGAAGCAAGTGTGATGTGTTATTGCATTACTATGGTTTTGTTGAGACAAGAAGAGCTGTAAGATATGCTGCTACGCTGAAAGTGAAAGAAAAAATATTTACTTATTACTAATTCACAACCTCTTTTCTCTATGCACGGGCGTTCATCAATTTCACTAGGAGGGAGGAAGATAAGAATGCTTCCCAATGTAATATTTATACTAAACATCTTTAGTTATTCATAACTCTAAATAAAAATCATAAAATTGTTTCATTTATACAAATTATATCAATTAGGTTTATCTCTTGTTTGTTATTTTGTTCAATAACACAATTATATACTAGTGCTAaagtattatttatttatttattttgaatttcacAATGATTAAATCTTGTACTAAAATATTTTAAAATTCTTACAAACGTAGGCAAACATCATATTAATTTAACATTCACTTAGGGATCCCCTATTTTGCACCAGTTAAGTGTTTCATAATGTGTTTTTATATATGTTGTTTATGTCTTTTTAATAAGTATGCATAATATATATTCATCTAATAAATGTACTCATTTATATTTAAATAATAAATACCTTGGTAATAACTAATAGGAATCTCTAGAGCGTTCTTttcttttcttgtaaggaaagaaaTTAAGCATCTTCTTTTTCTTAAATAAATCCCAAGCGACCCTCGAATCAAATACAATCCAATCGAATAATAATTCTTGTCGAGACCCAGCCAGCGATGTCGATGGCGATCACCCGGATGCTGGCTGCCGTGCTGCCCCCGGCCTCCTCCGTTTCGTCGCCAGCCCCAGCCTCCcgcgctccgccgccgccaccacaggccctgatacgtctccgacgtatttataatttttgattgtttcatgttgttatattatcattcttggatgttttacaatcattttatatcatttttagggactaattaacctattgacccagtgccacttactgttttttacttgttttttacatcataggaaatcgatatcaaacggagtccaaacactgcgtaactttttggaaaaaaaattggaccagaaggaacccaatgggcctgagctgcacctggtgggtgcccacctcggt
This window encodes:
- the LOC119294452 gene encoding glycine-rich cell wall structural protein 1.8-like codes for the protein MGSRYEVEITVGSARDLKNVNWRNGDLKPYAVLWVDAGARCSTRVDLDNGDNPAWDEKVVVPLPPASRLEDAVLYIDVVHANAAEGVKPLVGSARLPLRDVVDDAGVGGKASRNLRLKRPSGRPQGKLDVRVAVKEPVRYYDSNVPGGYPAPAGYGSSRDAYGGGYGAGAGAYGAAAGAGGYGAYAVAAPPSGYPGYGSTAPPPQAAGPYGSAPPPYGAAPPTQGAGAYGSSAPAYGAAPPTQGAGGYGSSASAYGAGQAAGYGGTTGVAVDQSGGKTKKKGMGMAGGLAVGAAAGVLGGLALAGGASYVEHKIEDHVTERVEEDMYRGGGGGYDDYGGDDDY